One genomic region from Phragmites australis chromosome 1, lpPhrAust1.1, whole genome shotgun sequence encodes:
- the LOC133890177 gene encoding protein LURP-one-related 8-like: MAKVHPNVMPSPGEAAAAAAGPATEEATTLTVWRKSLLFNCKGFTVFDAKGNLAYRVDSYDAEPAGAEVVLMDPVGRPAFTVRRKRLSLAGEQWLVYAGEEARRPVHAVKRGGGKSVARVAPCAGGAGASYEVEGSYARRRCVVYDGQRRAVAEVQPKEAVGTDVFRLVVQPGVDVSLAMAVVVVLDQMFGRPSFLGSWSS; the protein is encoded by the coding sequence ATGGCGAAGGTCCACCCCAACGTGATGCCGTCGCCGGGCgaggcagcggcagcggcggcggggccAGCGACCGAGGAGGCGACGACGCTGACGGTGTGGCGCAAGTCGCTGCTGTTCAACTGCAAGGGGTTCACGGTGTTCGACGCCAAGGGTAACCTCGCCTACCGCGTCGACAGCTACGACGCCGAGCCGGCGGGCGCCGAGGTCGTCCTCATGGACCCCGTCGGCCGCCCGGCCTTCACCGTGCGCCGCAAGCGCCTGAGCCTGGCCGGCGAGCAGTGGCTCGTCTACGCGGGTGAGGAGGCGCGCCGGCCGGTCCACGCCGTCaagcgcggcggcggcaagtCGGTGGCGCGCGTGGCGCCGTGCGCGGGAGGCGCCGGGGCGTCCTACGAGGTGGAGGGGTCGTACGCGAGGCGGCGCTGCGTGGTGTACGACGGCCAGCGCCGGGCGGTGGCGGAGGTCCAGCCCAAGGAGGCGGTCGGCACGGACGTGTTCCGGCTGGTGGTGCAGCCGGGTGTCGACGTGTCGCTCGCCATggccgtggtggtggtgctcgATCAGATGTTTGGGAGGCCGTCTTTCCTCGGGAGCTGGTCCTCGTAG
- the LOC133923138 gene encoding 2,3-bisphosphoglycerate-independent phosphoglycerate mutase: MASSGFSWTLPDHSKLPKGKTVAVVVLDGWGEANPDKYNCIHVAQTPVMDSLKNGAPEKWRLVKAHGTAVGLPSDDDMGNSEVGHNALGAGRIFAQGAKLVDSALASGKIYEGEGFKYIKESLDNGTLHLIGLLSDGGVHSRLDQVQLLLKGASERGAKRIRVHILTDGRDVLDGSSVGFVETLENDLSQLREKGVDARIASGGGRMYVTMDRYENDWTVVKRGWDAQVLGEAPYKFKSAVEAVKTLRAEPNANDQYLPPFVIVDESGNAVGPIIDGDAVVTFNFRADRMVMLAKALEYADFDKFDRVRVPNIRYAGMLQYDGELKLPSRYLVSPPEIERTSGEYLVKNGIRTFACSETVKFGHVTFFWNGNRSGCFDETKEEYVEIPSDSGITFNVKPKMKALEIAEKARDAILSGKFDQVRVNLPNGDMVGHTGDIEATVVACKAADEAVKIILDAVEQVGGIYLVTADHGNAEDMVKRNKSGQPMLDKSGGIQILTSHTLQPVPVAIGGPGLHPGVKFRSDIQTPGLANVAATVMNLHGFEAPADYEPTLIEVADN; this comes from the exons ATGGCGAGCTCGGGTTTCTCGTGGACGCTGCCCGACCACTCGAAGCTTCCCAAGGGGAAGACGGTGGCCGTCGTCGTGCTGGACGGGTGGGGCGAGGCCAACCCCGACAAGTACAACTGCATCCATGTCGCCCAGACGCCCGTCATGGACTCGCTCAAGAAT GGTGCTCCAGAGAAATGGAGACTAGTGAAGGCCCATGGAACGGCTGTGGGTCTGCCATCTGATGATGACATGGGTAACAGTGAAGTTGGCCACAACGCTCTTGGTGCTGGTCGCATTTTCGCTCAAGG CGCTAAGCTTGTGGATTCTGCTCTTGCTTCTGGAAAAATTTATGAAGGGGAGGGGTTTAAGTACATCAAAGAATCTTTAGATAATGGTACTCTTCACCTTATTGGGTTGTTGAGTGATGGAGGTGTCCACTCCAGGCTTGATCAAGTGCAG TTACTTCTGAAAGGTGCCAGTGAGAGGGGAGCAAAAAGAATTCGTGTTCACATTCTTACCGATGGGCGTGATGTTTTGGATGGCAGCAGTGTTGGTTTCGTTGAGACACTAGAGAATGATCTTTCGCAGCTCCGAGAGAAGGGTGTTGATGCAAGGATCGCATCTGGTGGTGGAAGGATGTATGTTACCATGGACCGTTATGAG AATGACTGGACTGTGGTCAAACGTGGGTGGGATGCTCAGGTGCTTGGAGAAGCACCCTACAAATTCAAGAGTGCAGTTGAAGCAGTGAAAACACTAAGAGCAGAGCCCAATGCAAATGATCAGTATTTGCCCCCATTTGTGATAGTTGATGAGAGTGGCAATGCAGTTGGGCCTATAATTGATGGTGATGCAGTTGTCACTTTCAACTTCCGAGCTGATCGCATGGTTATGCTTGCCAAAGCACTAGAGTATGCGGATTTTGACAAATTTGACCGTGTTCGTGTCCCAAACATCCGATATGCTGGGATGCTTCAGTATGATGGCGAGTTGAAGCTTCCAAGCCGTTACCTTGTTTCCCCACCGGAGATAGAGAGGACATCTGGCGAATACTTGGTGAAAAATGGCATCCGCACTTTTGCTTGCAG TGAGACAGTGAAGTTCGGTCATGTCACATTTTTCTGGAACGGTAACCGTTCAGGATGCTTTGATGAAACCAAGGAAGAGTATGTGGAAATTCCTAGTGATAGTGGTATCACATTCAATGTTAAACCCAAGATGAAGGCGCTTGAAATTGCAGAGAAAGCCAGGGACGCTATCCTCAGCGGAAAGTTCGACCAG GTACGTGTCAACCTGCCAAATGGTGACATGGTGGGTCACACTGGTGATATCGAGGCCACTGTTGTTGCTTGCAAGGCCGCTGATGAAGCTGTCAAG ATTATTTTGGATGCTGTGGAGCAAGTTGGTGGTATTTATCTTGTAACTGCTGATCATGGAAATGCGGAGGACATGGTGAAAAGGAACAAGTCTGGTCAGCCGATGCTCGACAAGAGTGGTGGTATCCAGATTCTCACCTCGCATACTCTTCAGCCG GTCCCGGTTGCCATTGGTGGCCCTGGTCTGCATCCTGGAGTGAAATTCCGGTCTGACATCCAGACCCCTGGGCTCGCCAACGTTGCTGCAACCGTGATGAACCTCCATGGCTTTGAGGCTCCTGCTGACTACGAGCCAACCCTCATTGAAGTCGCTGACAACTAA